The sequence CGCCGGACATGTCCTCCTTGACCGAAGAACACTGGTACGACCGTAATCTCGACGCAGCCCCCTGCCACCTGCTCGGCAATCGCCGTGGGCAAGTCCGGCGTCATCAGTTCGAGAAACGCGAGCGACACCGGCCCCGCCGTGGCTCCGCGCGCCGCGCGCAGCTTGGCGGCGAGCCGCTCGAACGGCTCGGCCCAGCGCGGATCGCGTGCGCCGTGGCCGAACAGGACGATGCCGTGCGTGCCCATCATGTGCTCCTCTCGCTGCAGACGTTGCCTGCAACGCGCGCTAGTGCCGGTCCACCCATTTCAAGCCGACGAGCCCGAGCACCAGGTAAATCAGGCCGGGCGTCGCCGCCGTAATCGGCGCGGGCCAGGTATTCAACGTGCCGATGTGCGAGAAGAGCGTGTTGAACAACTGGAAGCTCATGCCGAGCATGATGCCGCCGAACACCTTCACGCCGACCACGCCCGCGCGCGTATGGAGATACGCGAACGGCAGCGAAAGCACCAGCATCACGAGCACCGCGAACGGGTAGAGCAGCTTCTTCCAGAGCGCGATCTCGTAGCGCTGCGTATCCTGATGGTTCTCCGTCAAGTGCTGGATGTAGCGGAACAGATTGAACATCGACATCCGATCCGGCGACACCAGCAGCACCGACAGAATCTGCGGCGTCAGCTCCGAGCGCAGCGAGTATTCGGGCACGACGATCTGATTTGCGCGATAGACGGGGTTGAGCGCATCGGCCGGCTTGCCGTTCGCCGGCGCGATATCGGTCAACTGCGTATCGGTCACGCCGGTGAGCAGCCAATGCCCCGGCGACTGGTAGCGGCCCGTTTCTGCGATCCGCACGTTCGACAGACGGAACTTCGAATCGAACTCGTAGATGCGCACGTTGCTGATCGTCGAATCGGGCATCAGCTTGCCGACGTTGACGAAGCGCGTGACCTGCTCGCCGTCCTCGCGCTGGCTGAGCGTGTCTTTCACCCACACGCCCGATTCGAAGTTGGTCGACACGGCCGAGCCGAGCGCTTCGAGCCGCACTCGCTCCGAAAGCTGATCGGTGTACGGGCCGACCACTTCACCGATGAAGTACGTGACCGCCACGAGCGGAATGCCGATCTTCAAGAGCGAGCGCAGCGCCTGCCCAGTGGACAGTCCCGAGACGCGAAAGATCGTGTACTCGGAGTTCGCGGCCATCTGAGCGAACACATAGATCGCGCTGATCAGCGCCGCGACCGGAATGATTTCGTAGAAGCGCGACGGCGTCTGCAAGCCGACGCGCAGCACCGCGTAGCCGAACTTGTAATTGCCCTGGCCGACCGTGTTCAGCTCGTTGATGAGGTCGAAGAAGAAGAACAGGCCCGAGAACGCGAACAGGATGAAGACAAACGCGATGTAGACCTGACGCGCGAAGTACTTTTCGTAGATACGCATGTGTCAGGCCCCTTGCGAGCGCGTGAACATCGCGCGCGAAATCAGCGGCCGGTTGCGCACGCGCAGCCAGAACAGGAACACGACGAGCGCCGCGATGACGATGTGCAGGCCGACCAGGCCCACCGCGAACGACAGCTTGCCTTGCTCGATATACGACTGGACGATGTTGAGCAGGTTCGAGTACGTGAAGAAGATCAGGACGGCCATCACCAGGTTGATCGTGCGTCCGCGGCGCGGGTTCTGGTAGGCGAGCGGAATGCCCAGCAGCATCAGGTTGATCGCCATCAGCGGCAGGCCCGTGCGCCACGCGAATTCGGCGAGCTTGTCGGGGTTCGGATGGCGGAACAGGGCGGGCGTGGACATGCCGCGCGTCGTCTGCTGATTCACGACCGGCGTGCTCGTGATCTTCACGCCGTAACGCTCGAACTCCATGATGCGGAAATCGGGCTTGCCGGGCTCGCCATCGTAGCGGCGGCCGTTATCGAGCACGACGAAGCGGTCGCCGTTCTTCATCGTTTCAGTGTGGCCGCGGTTCGACACGACCACGTTGACCTTGCCGTTCTCGGTGCTCGTCACGAAGACGTTTTCGACGCGGCTCTGGTCGGGTGTCATCTTCTCGATGAAGAACACGCGATGGCTGGCGGGCGATTCGCGGAACTGGCCCGCCGCCAGCAGGGAAACTTCGTCGCGCTGCTGGAAGCGCTCGCGGATCAGCTTGCTCTGCGCGTTCGACCACGGCCAGCCGACGTACGCGAAGAACGCGACGAGCAGGATGATCGGCGCGGAAAACGTCGCGATCGGTTTGATGAAGCGCACGAGGCTCACGCCGGAGGCGAGCCA comes from Trinickia violacea and encodes:
- a CDS encoding sirohydrochlorin chelatase; amino-acid sequence: MGTHGIVLFGHGARDPRWAEPFERLAAKLRAARGATAGPVSLAFLELMTPDLPTAIAEQVAGGCVEITVVPVFFGQGGHVRRDLPNVIDVCRAAHPGVEIRCAGAAGEDDAVLDAIVQYCLQEAGNAG
- the lptG gene encoding LPS export ABC transporter permease LptG; the encoded protein is MRIYEKYFARQVYIAFVFILFAFSGLFFFFDLINELNTVGQGNYKFGYAVLRVGLQTPSRFYEIIPVAALISAIYVFAQMAANSEYTIFRVSGLSTGQALRSLLKIGIPLVAVTYFIGEVVGPYTDQLSERVRLEALGSAVSTNFESGVWVKDTLSQREDGEQVTRFVNVGKLMPDSTISNVRIYEFDSKFRLSNVRIAETGRYQSPGHWLLTGVTDTQLTDIAPANGKPADALNPVYRANQIVVPEYSLRSELTPQILSVLLVSPDRMSMFNLFRYIQHLTENHQDTQRYEIALWKKLLYPFAVLVMLVLSLPFAYLHTRAGVVGVKVFGGIMLGMSFQLFNTLFSHIGTLNTWPAPITAATPGLIYLVLGLVGLKWVDRH
- the lptF gene encoding LPS export ABC transporter permease LptF; translation: MIFERSLQRELAYTAGAVFMVLLTIFLTTLMIRIVGFAASGEVDPKDVVVLIGLQIIGYLAVMLVVTLFVSILFVLTRWYRDSEMVVWLASGVSLVRFIKPIATFSAPIILLVAFFAYVGWPWSNAQSKLIRERFQQRDEVSLLAAGQFRESPASHRVFFIEKMTPDQSRVENVFVTSTENGKVNVVVSNRGHTETMKNGDRFVVLDNGRRYDGEPGKPDFRIMEFERYGVKITSTPVVNQQTTRGMSTPALFRHPNPDKLAEFAWRTGLPLMAINLMLLGIPLAYQNPRRGRTINLVMAVLIFFTYSNLLNIVQSYIEQGKLSFAVGLVGLHIVIAALVVFLFWLRVRNRPLISRAMFTRSQGA